GCAGGCTCACCTGATAAGTGATGTGGCGCTTTCCATCAACTGTCTCAGGCAAAGATGGAATTGCCAGATCCCTGTAGGCGCATCAAAGTCAACCACAAATTGAATACATTCTGAGAGCAATTTTACCATGAAATGGCACTAAATATTTCCATTGAGATTTCATGtgtcacaaaaacaaaagaaaactcatGCATTTTGAAAGCCATAGGtccttgattttgatgcattaCTAGCTTTCTCAcgtcttttctttaatcttcaTTTAATTTCTACTTTTTAATTAGATCCAGAATGCCATTCACCCTCCTCAAAAgttctcttcccttttcctgCTAAGTCCATAGGATAAAGTagcaaaaagattgatataaCATCTTTCTTATTTCATAATAGCAAAAAAAACTCGTAGAAATTTAAGTTCAAgttttagctcaatccaactCCTAATAAAGGTTCAATAtcctttgaaaagaaagaaatgatttgTTTATACAAAGACACATTATACATTTGCACCACGTTATTTTGCGCTTTGTACCTGGTAATTAAAATTTGTCTTCATTCCAAAAGATTATTCAATGTTAAGACTTTTCCTTGTAAATGAAGGTCTCAACCCTTGATATCAAATGtctaagaaaaattttcaagaaatggaggaaaaaagaaaacaaatcttAAATAGGTACAGTCATGGAGCTCATAAATGACTGGAGAAATTTCTAGGATCTCCTTGTTCTATACCCAGCATGTAACTATTAATTTCACTCGTTGGTGTCAATTAGGCGGTCTGTGGACTTTTGTGGCTCTCCACATTAAGATTAAGAAGGAAAATATGGGATGAGCAACAGAAAACAGACCTTGTATACATCTCTGCTTTGGTGGCGAGTTTTGCAGCTCGTTGCTGCTTCACTTGCTTATAAAACTCATCGGCTGACTCTTCAGATTCACTTTCCTCAGAGTCAGCACCTCCATTAGCCTCAAGATTCCCATCTTCGTCACCGAGATCATCCTCTGACTTAACTCCAGCTCCAGCCAATACTTGAAGCTCATGTTTCCTCCGCCTTTCTCCAATATCATCCCTCCTTGGCAAATCATCATCACCCGATATGACCTTCCAGGAGCAAGATGAAAAGCTTGTCATTCATAATATTCATTTCAGGATTAATATGGTAATGTCACTTAGAGCTTCCTTTGAATCCTTCCATAACTAATACGATACTAtcacttgatttgtttaaaaatttagtAGAAATTCAGCGCGAGTCCAATCCATAAAAAATTGTACTTAAGTCAACTTATAACCCTAGGTAATTTAACAATCATCTAAATGGAAGGTATATCAATCTATCATCTTTCATCTATCATATCCAACAATCAAAAAAGAGCTAGGACAGAGAGAGGTACGAGACAACATCAAAATCTGAATACAATCACGAGAATAAAAAAGAGTTCCTCCAAAACTTCAAGGGACAGGAAAGTAgaatatttttttcccaatattTAGGTATTTCACTTGACGTAATCCATACAGGATTATTGTATGACatgaaaataagtaaaaacaaaGTGTTAACATGTGTTAGCCATATACCCTAATTGTAGCCCatgatgatttcttttcttttttgcaatgtTTTAGGTATATTACTGGCATGGTTAGTTCCATCTATACTAGATTATCCTAACAGTCTCATCCATTCTAGAGCAACTAATTCCTGAATCATCAGAAACATCTTATAGGAACATTGTTGAAGGACTGCACCAACTGGAAATTTActctcattttgaatttttaacccATATATCCCCTTGGTAAAAGGTAGTCTAGTTGTTGCAAACACAGTTTGATCAATCACATAACCTCTTGcacttaaagaaaaaaattaaacataatcatgccaagatccaaaCCTTCTGTCTCTTGTTTTCAACCTGCAGAAGATTGGAGAGTTTAGTTAATTCTAATGATCCTGCATGCCCATTCATCAACCCATGACGAGATGCTACATCTTCAGTAGCATGATCATCGAAATCTGCATAGGTCTCTAGCTGCCTGTTGAAGAATGAACCTAAGTAAACGCCTTGAATTAAAACAAAGAGCAGGTGTGGGCAATTAAAGCAGTACCTGTTCACTGGTTTCgatgttttttggtttttctcccCTTTTGAAGCATTTGAACTAAAAACATTCTTGTGCCTCAATTTTTCCTCAAGGGCAGCCCTCACATTTAACATCTTCAAGCTTTGCACCCCAAATTGTTCCTTCTGCCAAATTTTGCGATATCAAATACAAGAATACTTAAACTATTTTATGCAGCTAGGAGAGAGAGGAACTGACATTTCTGGCACTGTCAATTGAGCCAGACTCACCTGAGGTTTATGTTTCTCTCCATTATTCTCATTGTCCTGAATGGGTTCATGAGGCTGCAAAACCAACGTTTATGTTCATACCAAAGACACAAGGAGGCAAATATACAATCTTGATTAAGGTGAAACATACATGTTTTGCCTCTTGATCTTGAACATCAATAGGCGGTGGAATGGACTCGTCATCTTCATCAGAATCATCAGattgcaacaaattttcatcattcaccAACTTTTCTGGCATTTTATCTGAAGTACTTTGTTTTAGAATCTCCTCGAGGTGAGATGGAAGGTTTTCATCAAGTTGTTTCATCTGCCAAAGGTAGTACGTCTAAGATTTGTGACAGTAGACAAAACCCCATGCAAAACAGTATAGCAATATGCTCACAAACATTGAGTGATTCAGTAGTACAGTCATACGCATGACTCAATggaggattaaaaaaaaaaaaatcttcgggTGCTTGGATAGTCAGTCAACACTCAAGGAAACCAAAAGCTAACTGCAAAAGATGTTGATGAAAAAATATGCATGTGCACAATCCTGACAACCTTCCAGTCATCCCCTTCTACCCTCAGAATAGTATACCACACAAAGATTAGGAATTACAGAAGAAAGATCATGATTTCATAAGGATCAGGTGCCAGTTAAAGTCGATTCCAGCATAATGGATAGGGAGACACCACAAATAAATGGCTTACACAGCTCGACCAAATGGTTCATTAGTCCTCACTAAATGGAAATgtaaaattcaatggaattttagTAAAGATGTTCAACTAGCAGCGTAGACTGAACCAAACAGCCATACTTACAAATAGAGACAACTACAACAACAATTAGCAAATCACTGAacataaagggaaaaaaagggataGGCTAAAAAGTATGTCCACACGCTCCTTGAGTAGCATATTACCCATAATCACTATGATGACAGGAGCAATGACACCGTTCAGTGTAGTGTGACTTTGCCTATAATGCCCAAGAGTGGTTTCTAACAGGAATTAACAAGTAGGCTGAAAGTTAACAACGATATTCATTGGCATGCCACGCAGCATGCATGTGCAGATTTATAGATAAAATCACTAACAGAAATTATATAGCTTCTTTAAATACCTTCTCCAATAAGCTTTTGATCTCCACAAGGCGAGCTATAACAGGATGATCACGAACTGGTTGTCCCTCAGACTTAAGGAGGAGATAAAAGGTAATTGCTTGGCAATAGGCCTGCAGCAGAACCTGCTTTACTTCCAAATAGCGTGATCCTCCTTTCATTGTactttccctctttttaacctTCATAGAATAAAAGACACATGCTGAACAACAAGAGAATATGACCTGCAAATTCCACATTCAACAGAAACCATAGACAGCAAGTAATAAAGAAACAACACTGTACAAGCCAAATGGACTTAAAACATTATTGTAATAAgctcaaacaataaaaaatattaaagaccCAGGACAAGAAAACTTCAAAGCGAGACACCAAAGCATTCTACCAAAAGCATAACAGAAAATATTGGATAGCTAAAATTCATCCCTTCAGTGAGATCCTTCCTAGGGGCCTTCAAAGCGATCTTTATAGAGATATAAATTTCTGccaagaaaactaaaaaaaaaatggtgacgAAATGATTCCATACTAGAGAGATTCAAAAAACAAGTCATCTGTTAGCACACGCCTCTTTAACAGCGGGATAAATACCTTGCTTAGAAGCGGATTGATTCTGCTTTCAAGCTCTTCAACTGCATCATTCAGCTCAGACAGCAGTCCCACCAATTCTGGAGCAGAActgcaagaaaaaaattctattaaATCAAGAGGCAGGAACATAAGGTACATAGACTACATACATATTCCCTTTTCCTTGTAACTTAGAAATTCAATCAACGCAGGGTAACTTACTTCATACATATCCCTTATATTTCATTTGTTAACTTAAGAAGTAGGATTGGATGCAGAACTTCTGACGGAAAATACCATATCCCTTATATTTCATTTGTTAACTTAAGAAGTAGGATTGGATGCAGAACTTCTGACGGAAAATACCATATATTATGAGATCAAGTATGACTAGGTATAAAATCTTTGAATTAATGACTATATTACATATGAATTATTAATTTCTATGTAATCCATAACTCCAACCACTTCTTTATTTGCTTCTCTCATGGACaagaatttttctcatttaacaTTGTTCCAATTAATGCAAAATCTACCATGTCTCAACAATCCCACCTATTTCCTCTTATCAAGTGCGGTCGTCTCCATTAGCCTTTACCACGAAGATGTCTTGCTCATCTagcttgaaaatttattttcccaGCAAGGAGGTGGCTTATAAAAATTCTATGAAATCAAAAAGTGGAACGTCTTCTCTGAAAGACCACACTACAGGAGGAAAACATTGTGAGATATACAAGGAGAAATCTGCTGATTATCTTTCCCTTTTAATTCTCATCCAATGTTTGCTTTTATGAGTAAAATCCAGAGAATCAATTCATTGAATtggttttatttgtttcttcaaaaccACTGCCAAACAATCCTTAGGCTTTCTAGTAGGTTTTctaatcaaggaagaaaaacattGCTGGGTTCTACTTCTGAACATTTGGCTTGATTGGTTTATCCTGCCAGAAATTTCAGTGTATAGTTCTCATGAACCTGAAAGGACCGACAATCACCACTTGATGGATAGGAATAGCTAAGATACAGAGCGGAATCACAGACAACAAATTATCCAGTTTTATGCAAAAAGGATTATGTGAATTGCATAAGCTTCCACAGTCTAATTGCAGGAAGCACCATGAagaattatgagaaaatatagTGCAGCGCTTTAATGTACCTTGACCAATTACAAACATGCATTGGAAGCTATCTTCGGTgatctttttttgtctttcataGATAAAAAGTTCAATCGTAGGGCACCGGGGGGGCGAAAACCCATATGCAAAAAGAGCCCAAAAAAAGTAAAGCCATATGCAAAACAGGTCATAATCTATATCAATTGTATGTTCACGGTCAATACATTGTGCCGGTCTATCAAATTTTCCCATACTGATCTTCCCAGAAAAAGATATTAAGCTCTTGCTACTTTCAGTTGAAATTCCATAACCAGCAACACATCAATCAAAGCAGCTTTAAGTTCACTTGAAGAGAGGAAATACCTATATACAACATCCATTTGCTCCTCCTTTGACAGTGcattcaaatctttttttacCTCCTCAAAAGCTGTCACAATATCATCTCCAGTGCCTTCATGTACGCCAGATTCAAATTTACCTTTTCCTCCAACCATAATTTCCTGCAGAATCATGAATAACTTGCACTTGAAATAGCACTATTACTTCGAAACTCCACCTACTTCtatggggaaaacatttcagaaCAACTTTAAAGCCACAAAGTTAACAAGGTTATCAGAAAACGCTACCCCTAAAGTTGGTTCCGCAGTGGCCTCATCTGGACTAATATCTTCAAGCCCAAAGTCCTCCATTGATAATGATTTTGCTTTCTCCCTCTGCAATCTTAACACCTCTGCCTCTTCCTCTGCTGGAATTTCCTCATCGCTAGAGGTTGCCTGTAGTTCGAATAAAGAATCACAGAATTTAAGCCCGCTCAAAAGCCAAATATGAAGGGTTCAGGTTCTTAAGAAAAATACTTTACAAGTGAAATCACAATCAGTTTGTAGTTTAACAGAGAACCCCTGTATCAACTTGATGAAGCGTAAAGAGGGATGAAGTCAGATTTCCAACTCAACGTACCTCATCAGCATTATAGTACTGTCTCTTACTTCTGCCCCAAACGGCCTTcttgtcttcatcttcttcctccccatCATGCATTTCATCTTCCACCCCACCAATTTTCGCCCGCAAAAACTTTTGTTGTCTTGCAACTACAAACAACGCAAACAACTATATGGAAATTGAACTTTAAAAGTGGAAGTCAACATCACCAACAAAAACCAAGCATTTGGCCACTACATGAGGTCATTACACTTTTAAGAAGCAGTGAATGATCAATAGGGCAAAATGAACCAAGGCATGACGTACAAGATATTTTACTCTCTTCATTTGTCACAGGCTACGAAAAGGATGAAGAAGTAAAAAATTGAATGCAAGACTTCCTGAATTTGGTAAATTGATCATCAC
This region of Eucalyptus grandis isolate ANBG69807.140 chromosome 8, ASM1654582v1, whole genome shotgun sequence genomic DNA includes:
- the LOC104456213 gene encoding something about silencing protein 10 isoform X1 gives rise to the protein MGKRSGSQKREKRGSKKRAIDEDAASEDIDDEIDAFHKQRDVVPLNIHSDAGESDDDNEEPVFDFKDEEDEEEDEDDDTQLTGLAAKIARQQKFLRAKIGGVEDEMHDGEEEDEDKKAVWGRSKRQYYNADEATSSDEEIPAEEEAEVLRLQREKAKSLSMEDFGLEDISPDEATAEPTLGEIMVGGKGKFESGVHEGTGDDIVTAFEEVKKDLNALSKEEQMDVVYSSAPELVGLLSELNDAVEELESRINPLLSKVIFSCCSACVFYSMKVKKRESTMKGGSRYLEVKQVLLQAYCQAITFYLLLKSEGQPVRDHPVIARLVEIKSLLEKMKQLDENLPSHLEEILKQSTSDKMPEKLVNDENLLQSDDSDEDDESIPPPIDVQDQEAKHPHEPIQDNENNGEKHKPQKEQFGVQSLKMLNVRAALEEKLRHKNVFSSNASKGEKNQKTSKPVNRQLETYADFDDHATEDVASRHGLMNGHAGSLELTKLSNLLQVENKRQKVISGDDDLPRRDDIGERRRKHELQVLAGAGVKSEDDLGDEDGNLEANGGADSEESESEESADEFYKQVKQQRAAKLATKAEMYTRDLAIPSLPETVDGKRHITYQMEKNRGLTRNRKKQTKNPRKKYRSKHEKAVVRRKGQVREIRKPSGPYGGEASGINAGISRSIRFKS
- the LOC104456213 gene encoding something about silencing protein 10 isoform X2, whose amino-acid sequence is MGKRSGSQKREKRGSKKRAIDEDAASEDIDDEIDAFHKQRDVVPLNIHSDAGESDDDNEEPVFDFKDEEDEEEDEDDDTQLTGLAAKIARQQKFLRAKIGGVEDEMHDGEEEDEDKKAVWGRSKRQYYNADEATSSDEEIPAEEEAEVLRLQREKAKSLSMEDFGLEDISPDEATAEPTLGEIMVGGKGKFESGVHEGTGDDIVTAFEEVKKDLNALSKEEQMDVVYSSAPELVGLLSELNDAVEELESRINPLLSKVIFSCCSACVFYSMKVKKRESTMKGGSRYLEVKQVLLQAYCQAITFYLLLKSEGQPVRDHPVIARLVEIKSLLEKMKQLDENLPSHLEEILKQSTSDKMPEKLVNDENLLQSDDSDEDDESIPPPIDVQDQEAKHPHEPIQDNENNGEKHKPQKEQFGVQSLKMLNVRAALEEKLRHKNVFSSNASKGEKNQKTSKPVNRQLETYADFDDHATEDVASRHGLMNGHAGSLELTKLSNLLQVENKRQKVISGDDDLPRRDDIGERRRKHELQVLAGAGVKSEDDLGDEDGNLEANGGADSEESESEESADEFYKQVKQQRAAKLATKAEMYTRDLAIPSLPETVDGKRHITYQMEKNRGLTRNRKKQTKIQGRSTGVSMRRQLSDEKGKFGRSGSLPDLMVGKHLVLMQESVEA
- the LOC104456213 gene encoding something about silencing protein 10 isoform X3, which translates into the protein MGKRSGSQKREKRGSKKRAIDEDAASEDIDDEIDAFHKQRDVVPLNIHSDAGESDDDNEEPVFDFKDEEDEEEDEDDDTQLTGLAAKIARQQKFLRAKIGGVEDEMHDGEEEDEDKKAVWGRSKRQYYNADEATSSDEEIPAEEEAEVLRLQREKAKSLSMEDFGLEDISPDEATAEPTLGEIMVGGKGKFESGVHEGTGDDIVTAFEEVKKDLNALSKEEQMDVVYSSAPELVGLLSELNDAVEELESRINPLLSKVKKRESTMKGGSRYLEVKQVLLQAYCQAITFYLLLKSEGQPVRDHPVIARLVEIKSLLEKMKQLDENLPSHLEEILKQSTSDKMPEKLVNDENLLQSDDSDEDDESIPPPIDVQDQEAKHPHEPIQDNENNGEKHKPQKEQFGVQSLKMLNVRAALEEKLRHKNVFSSNASKGEKNQKTSKPVNRQLETYADFDDHATEDVASRHGLMNGHAGSLELTKLSNLLQVENKRQKVISGDDDLPRRDDIGERRRKHELQVLAGAGVKSEDDLGDEDGNLEANGGADSEESESEESADEFYKQVKQQRAAKLATKAEMYTRDLAIPSLPETVDGKRHITYQMEKNRGLTRNRKKQTKNPRKKYRSKHEKAVVRRKGQVREIRKPSGPYGGEASGINAGISRSIRFKS